In Acropora muricata isolate sample 2 chromosome 11, ASM3666990v1, whole genome shotgun sequence, one DNA window encodes the following:
- the LOC136890635 gene encoding protein unc-13 homolog C-like yields MADASLNLKRKKRGSNSSTSDNELKSPEEKRARDKALNVELALSSGDKVPEHVEMTLDLGAKVDLILSGLDAVNSKLESINAVVVSLEQKLNKVQGRVEMLEQDQAKSKDTIKDMHDGLQALNTIVEASKTAGDRVKVYCEDKCKDLQDKLLYAEVYQRRENLRFFGIGEKPGSKEDTLAVLQEFFVRVLAIQPEEVLKIEFQRVHRVDKINVDGRPRAIIARFLRYQDREFIFTKTNLLKDSQFGISADLPMEIVKRRKAQVKKLIEARRSGKLAFFSRAEPDKLYIDRVLVPV; encoded by the coding sequence ATGGCCGATGCTTCTTTAAatcttaaaaggaaaaagcgtgGAAGCAATTCAAGTACCTCTGACAACGAATTAAAGTCTCCGGAAGAAAAAAGAGCCAGGGATAAAGCTTTAAACGTTGAGTTAGCGTTATCTTCAGGGGACAAAGTTCCGGAGCACGTGGAAATGACTCTCGACCTTGGTGCAAAAGTCGACCTTATTCTTTCTGGTCTCGATGCAGTGAATTCAAAACTTGAGTCAATTAACGCTGTGGTCGTTAGTCTAGAACAGAAATTGAACAAGGTACAGGGCAGAGTCGAAATGCTCGAACAAGATCAGGCCAAGTCGAAGGACACCATTAAAGATATGCATGATGGCCTCCAAGCATTGAATACCATTGTTGAAGCAAGTAAGACCGCTGGTGATAGAGTTAAGGTTTACTGCGAGGATAAATGCAAGGATCTACAAGATAAATTATTGTATGCGGAGGTTTATCAACGGCGCGAGAATCTTCGCTTTTTTGGCATAGGAGAGAAGCCCGGCAGTAAGGAAGATACCCTCGCTGTTCTTCAAGAGTTCTTTGTGCGAGTGCTGGCGATACAGCCAGAAGAAGTccttaaaattgaatttcaacGGGTGCACAGAGTGGATAAAATAAACGTAGATGGTAGGCCCAGAGCAATAATAGCGAGGTTTCTGCGGTATCAAGATAGGGAATTTATCTTTACCAAGACGAATCTTCTGAAAGATTCTCAGTTTGGCATCTCAGCGGACTTGCCGATGGAGATTGTTAAAAGGCGCAAGGCTCAGGTTAAGAAGTTGATTGAGGCCAGAAGATCCGGTAAGCTTGCTTTTTTCAGTCGGGCGGAGCCCGATAAGCTTTATATTGACAGAGTTTTGGTACCGGTATGA